DNA from Asticcacaulis sp. ZE23SCel15:
AGCGATCTGCATCAGGCGGGTGGTCAGGCGCATGCTTTCACCTGCGTAAGCTAAAGCGTCTTCGCGGTTCAGCAGACGGCTATCACGGCGGCCATCGCCGTCCAGATAGGCGGCGGTCTCTTCGACCAAAGCCATACCTTCTTTAAAGGTCCGGTCAAACAGGTCGGAGCGGGCAAAATCACGCACGATTTCAACGCGCTGAACTATCTGTGTGGCGACACTATCTGACATCAAAAGACTGCCTTCAAATAAATGTAGGGCGAACCCATACTACGCTTAACCATAATAGCCGTGCGGACCATATCATGCCCCGCAGGCCTTGTCACAAATCGCTTTGTGTCCCATTCGATGCAACCCCCGTGCCATTCCCGTGACTGCCTGTGTTACGGTTTGGGCACCTCTACCCCTTAAAGGAGAAAAGCGCATCCGCCGCGGAACGCTGGCTTTTCTTGGCGGTCAGGGCGTTGCGGGTACGCATCGTTTCGGCCTCCAGCGCTTCAATCCGGGCCGTCAGGTCTTCGACGCTGAACGGGTCGAGATCTTCCCGAAACAGAGTGCCCGCAAGGCCTTTGGTGGCCGTAAGCGCGCGCGGTTCAGCCGGAATATCGTCATCTATCATAGGCTGCCTCCCCGGATTTTAGCTTATAGCTGAGATCGAAAAACTGGGATCGGTTGAATATGAACCCTATCTGTTTATGATCATCATCAAACCCGTATCAGGCGAAGATTGCAAGGAAAACGAATCAGCATGCATGTGATTCAGGTGAACAATGACGGGAAAAGTCCGTATGATCTTTTTGTGGCTGAGGCCCCCCGGCCTGAGACGCCCGCGGACCATGTCCTGATACGGGTCAGCCATGCCGGAGTGAACCGTCCCGATATTCTACAGCGCCTTGGGGCTTACCCGCCGCCTGCGGGGGCATCGCCTATATTGGGACTTGAGGTATCCGGCACGATTGAGAGCCTGAACCTTAGCGATGATCAGGCGCGTCTGCTGGGCTGGACACTGGGGGATAAGGTCTGTGCGCTGACCAATGGCGGGGGCTATGCGCAGTTCGTCAGCGTCGATGCCCGCCACCTGCTGCCTATTCCCAAAGGTCTATCGATGGCGCAGGCGGCGACCCTGCCGGAAGTGGCGCTAACCGTCTATGCCAATATGATCGAGGGCGGGGGGGTGAAAGCCGGGGAGACGGTACTTATCCACGGCGGCAATTCCGGCATCGGCTCGATGGCCATTCAGATGGCCAAAGGTTTTGGCGCGAAGGTCATCACGACCGTGCGCGGGGCCGATAAGGCGGCGCGGGTGGCCTCATTTGGCGCTGATCTGGTGATTGATGCGGCGGCGGCTGATTTCGTAGAGGCCGTCAAGGCTTTTGGTGGGGCGGATGTGGTTATTGATATCGTCGGTGGTGATTATACTGACCGAAATCTGATCTGCCTGAAACCCAAAGGCCGGCTGGTGCAGGTCGGGGTAGGCGCGGGTTCAAAGGTCACGCTTGACCTGTTTCGCGTCATGCAAAAGCAACTCACCCTTACCGGATCAACCCTGCGGCCACGATCCGCTGACGAAAAAGCCCGCCTGAGCCATGCCGTGCGCGATCAGGTCTGGCCGCTGATTGACGCAGGGGCCATAAAAACCGTTGTCGAAAAAGCATTTAGCCTTGATAAGGCGGGCGAAGCCCACGCCTGGCTGGAGGCCGGGCAGCATGTCGGTAAGGTCGTGCTCAAAATCGGCGGGTAATAAGGACATAACATGGCGCACACCAATCTGACCGAAGCGTTCGAGGCCATAAAGCAAATGCTTCTGGTCTATGAGCGCGACTGCGTGTCGCTGCACGATGAACCCATGCGCTATTATCTGGGCTCACCGCGCGCGGCCAAGGACGGCTTTCGTATGTGGTTTGGCGGGGTTGAAATCCGCAAGAGCATAGTGGCCCTTCATCTCATGCCGATCTATCAGCACCCGGAAATGCTGGCGACCTTACCGGACAGCCTGAAACGTCGTCAGAACGGTAAGTCATCGTTTAACTTCAAGGGCCTGACGCCGGAATTGACGCAGGATATTGCCGACCTGATCCGGGCCAGCGCGGTGCGTTTCAAGGCCGACGGCTATATGTAGAAACGGTTATGACGCTGTGACACGCAATTTTTGCCACTTTGGCTGAGGCGCGCCGTCAAAATGCTTTATCTGATCGTACTTTTTGAACATTAGCCCCGTAAGATTGTAGGCCTCTTTCAGGCTGTTGAACTCGCACTCACCAGCTTCTGGGGAAAGTTCATCCGGAATGTTCTTGTCGACATTGGCCGGATCAAAGGACGCAACCGCACTTCTGGCCACAGACAGGTCATAGCAATCCAGTTTTAGATACTCGATTTCGGTCTCACTGCCTTTGTTGAAGGTTTGCTCGTAGGGAAAGCGGATAACCGAATAGACGGAGCGGTCCGGGGTGCGGCTAAGGTTTAGGCCGACGATCCAATATGCCTTTCGCTCAGCATTGGTCTCAGAAATAATTGGCGTAAAGCTGTGGTAGGTAACGCCAGCAAGATAGGATTTTGTATCCGACAGGACGTGTTCAAGTGTGGCCACATCTTCGGTTGGCCCGCGTTCAATTTCTATGCGCATGGGTATTCCTGCGGCCTCAGCGACTACAGGAGGTGCCAGAATGATATGGGAAGCATTTGAAAAGGGGCCTGACCGCTCTAAATCGGGGCCAATGACGGTGTCGTCGATACTAGCCTCAGGCTTTGAACACGCTGTCAGATTCAGGCCAAATACCGCGAGTATCAGAAGCGTAAGATCTCTCATATGGCACCTCTGTTGAATACGTACCATAGAGCTATATCACGGTTTCGTGATTGTAAACGTGCCATATACTCAGGGCCATTTTCGCCCGA
Protein-coding regions in this window:
- a CDS encoding DUF1192 domain-containing protein, yielding MIDDDIPAEPRALTATKGLAGTLFREDLDPFSVEDLTARIEALEAETMRTRNALTAKKSQRSAADALFSFKG
- a CDS encoding NAD(P)H-quinone oxidoreductase, coding for MAEAPRPETPADHVLIRVSHAGVNRPDILQRLGAYPPPAGASPILGLEVSGTIESLNLSDDQARLLGWTLGDKVCALTNGGGYAQFVSVDARHLLPIPKGLSMAQAATLPEVALTVYANMIEGGGVKAGETVLIHGGNSGIGSMAIQMAKGFGAKVITTVRGADKAARVASFGADLVIDAAAADFVEAVKAFGGADVVIDIVGGDYTDRNLICLKPKGRLVQVGVGAGSKVTLDLFRVMQKQLTLTGSTLRPRSADEKARLSHAVRDQVWPLIDAGAIKTVVEKAFSLDKAGEAHAWLEAGQHVGKVVLKIGG